In a genomic window of Bombina bombina isolate aBomBom1 chromosome 8, aBomBom1.pri, whole genome shotgun sequence:
- the LOC128638120 gene encoding cornifelin homolog A-like, with product MAYPITNQPQGLQGMNVDSSKSTWGTEVTECCDDMGICLCGTFVPCILACRVAADFGECCCLPCIGGGVLAMRTGIRERYRIPGTICDDCICLTFCYPCAICQMARELDMRK from the exons ATGGCTTACCCAATCACCAATCAGCCTCAAGGTCTCCAGGGGATGAATGTTGATAGCAGCAAAAGCACATGGGGCACTGAAGTCACAGAATGTTGTGACGATATGGGAATCT GTCTGTGTGGAACATTTGTGCCCTGTATCTTGGCATGTAGAGTGGCCGCTGATTTTGGGGAGTGTTGTTGTCTTCCATGTATAGGAGGAGGTGTCCTTGCCATGCGAACAGGAATCAGAGAACGCTACCGTATCCCG GGCACTATTTGCGATGATTGCATATGTCTCACATTCTGCTACCCCTGTGCAATCTGCCAGATGGCCCGTGAGCTAGACATGAGGAAATGA